A window of Armatimonadota bacterium contains these coding sequences:
- a CDS encoding 6-carboxytetrahydropterin synthase produces the protein RYLNELPEFQKQNPTAELIAKVVFEKMRLLLGEIVYKVTIWESPTSSACYWEEA, from the coding sequence CCGCTATCTGAACGAACTGCCCGAGTTTCAAAAGCAGAATCCTACCGCCGAGTTGATTGCAAAAGTGGTATTTGAAAAGATGCGACTACTGCTCGGCGAAATTGTCTACAAAGTCACCATTTGGGAATCGCCAACTTCCAGCGCATGCTATTGGGAAGAAGCTTAG